The genomic segment CGTGCTGACGACGTACTTCTCGCGGATGCGGGTCTTGCCGTCCTCGTCGACCGTGACCAGCAGCGATCCACGCTCGATGGTCGCCATGTCGACGTCCACCGGCTCGGGCAGGAACGCCACCACCAGCCCGCCGACCACCGCCAGGCCGACCGCGAGGAAGAACAGCTTGCTGAGCCAGTTTTGCATGAGGCGAGGAGACGGGGCGGAATGGTCCGTAGGGGGATGTGATCCTGTGTTTGCTGCTAGAGCAGCGATCTGATGCCGCGGCCCAACATTAGTCACGCGCCTTCAGCACGGCGATCAGGTCCAGGTGGTCCAAGCTCCGCCGGACGAGCAGGCCGGAGAGCGTGGCGGCGGTCAGCACCACGCCCGAAGCGATGCCGTAGGTGGACCGTTCTACCACCAGCGGGAAGCGGAAGGCCTCCATCTGGTTCATCAGCAGGTTCAGCCCGGCGGCGAAGCTGTAGCCCATCATCCACCCCAGCGGCATCGCCGCCAGGGTCAGCAGGCCGAGCTCGCCCAGCAGGATCGCCGAGATCTCGCCCCGTGTGAACCCCACGACCCGCAGCGTGGCGAGTTCGCGGCTCCGCTCCGACTGCGCGATGCGGGTGCTGTTGTACACCACGCCAACGGCGATTACGCAGGCGAAGAACAGGTTGATCTTCTTCATGGTGCCGAGGTTCTTTGCGAGCGTCTCGGTGAAGCTCTCGATGGCGCTTGACTTGAGCGTCACGCCGGTCACCTTGGGCGTCTCTTTGAGCGCGTGGTAGGTCTGGGTCTGCTGGGCCGAGTCGGTCATCAGGAACGCGCCGGTGACGCGTGGGCCCTGCCGCATCAGGCGGTTGAGCGAGTCGATGTCCATGTACGCGTTGAGCCCCTGCAGGTCCTCCAGCAGCGACACCACCGGCAGCATCGCCGCGGGGCGTTTGCCCTCGAGGGTCTCAACCCGCACGAGCTGCCCGACCTCCACCCCCAGCCGTCGGGCGAGCGACGCGGACAGCGTCACGCCGCCGGGTGGCGGGCGGTACAGCGCGCCGGAGTCGTCGGCCATGCGGTACAGCGTGCCGTCGCGCGGCAGGCCCATCAGCCCCACGCGGCGGCTGCGGGGGCCGAAGCGGATCCGCGCGGCGACCGTCCGCACTGGCTCCACGCGCATCACGCCCGGCATGTGCGACAGGTCGTGCAGGATGTCGGTGGAGCTCGCCTCGAGCGTGCTGACGGCCATGTCGTACCGCTGCACGCGGAAGAACTGGTGGTCGAGCGTGTAGTCCATCGAGTCCTGGATGAACTGACCTACCACGATGATCGCCACGCTCAGCGCGATCGCCAGCACCGACAGCCCGCTCTTCACCGGCCGCCGTTCGATCTGCCGCAGCACCATCCGCGCCGAACTGGGCAGCACCCTGCCCAGGCCGAGCCGCTCCAGCAGGGTGGGTCCGAAGCTGGCCGGCGGCTCGGGCCGCATCGCCTCGGCCGGCGGCACGCGGACCGCGCGGCGGACCGCCCCCACGGCGCCCAGCAGCGCGGCGCCGGCCGCCACCGACACCGCGGTGGCGACCACCGAGGGCCGCATCCGGATAATCAGCTCCGGGTACTGGTACAGCTCGGCGATCATCACAGTGAAAGTCCTCGCCAGGAAGAACCCGCCTACCATGCCTAGCAGTGATCCGAAGCAGATGATCACCAGCACAAACTTCAGGTAGTGCCAGCCGATCGCCACATTGCTGTAGCCGAACGCCTTGAGCGCGGCGATCTGTTCCCGTTGCAGGGCCAGCAGCCTGGCCAGCACCACGTTGAGCAGGAACGCCGCCACCGCCAGGAAGATGCTCGGCGCGACCAGGCCGGTGGTCTTGAGGCCCTGGATGTCGCTCTCCAGCAGCATGTGCGACAGCTGGTCCTCACGGCCGTAGGCGCCAAGGCCGCCGTACGGCACCAGCAGCTTATCCAGGCGGAAGATCACCTCCTCGACCTCCGCGCCGCGCATCAGGCCGATCGTCAGGTCGTTGAACGCGCCCTCCATGTCGAACGCCATCTCCAGCGCCTCACGGTTCATCCAGAACACGCCGAAATGCTCTGGGTCGGGCACCAGGTCGCCCGGCTTGACCTGGAACACGTACTCCGGCGACAGCACCACGCCGACTATCCGCAGGTCCTTCTTACGACCGTTGATGATGGCCGTGACCGAGTCGCCCACGGTCAGGCCGTTCGCCTCGGTGAACTTCTCGCTGGCGAGCACCTCGTCGTCGCGTCCCGGCTCAAGCCGGCGTCCGCGCCGCAGGTAGACGCGGTTCAGGGCGGGCTCGCCGGAGACCGGCATCGAGATCAGCTGCGCGACCGCCGGCTCCTCCATGCCCGGCACGTCCAGGTTGACCATCTCCACAACCCGCGACTCGACACGCGCCACGCCGGGGATCTCGGCGGCGCGCTGCTTGATCGACTCCGGCGCCCGCTTGACGCCGGCGAACACGTCGGCGAAGTAGAAGCGGTCGTAGAAGCCGGCGCGGGTGGTCTCCAGCGAGTAGAGCATGGTCCGCGAGTTGATGAAGGTCGCCACGCCGGCAGACACCACCAGCGCGATCATCAGCGCCTGGCCCCACATGCCAGCGAGGTCGCGGATCAGCTTGCGGTCGAGTGGGGCGATCATCGGGCGGTGAGCACGGCTGAAGGGAGCCTGATTGTACCGCACCCTCGGAACGCATGGCGGAGCAAGCCATTTCTTGCCCCGCGTGGCTGTGTTCGGCCGCCGCTACCGCACCCGCCGGTGCAGCTGCATGCCGTCCTGCCCGTGGTAGGTCAGCAGCAGGGCTCCCTCGGCCGCGCGGCGGCGGAACAGGTCGAACACGATCTGCTCCTCGCCGGGCCAGGGGTACGCGAAGATGATGTCGAAGTCGTCCGGGTCGAGGTCGATCTCCTCGTAGGCCGACGCGGCGTCGGTCCGCAGCCAGTTGATGTCGCGCTGCTCGTCGATCTCGTCCTCGTAGCCGTCGGGCACGAAGCTGCCGCAGACAAACTCGACCTCGACCCCGTAGTCTTCGGCCAGGTCGACCGACAGTTCGACCAGCGGCGCCTCCACCTCGATGCCGATGGCGTCGAACCCCAGCATGCCGGCCAGGCAGGTCACCACGCCGGCGCCGCTGCCCCACTCCAGCAGCCGGTGCCCGGGCGCCAGGTTCACCTCCGACAGGTAGGCCAGCACCCGGTACGCCTCGACGAAGTCGCACGGCACAAACGCGGCGATCGGGCGGTCGCGGTGCTCGAACTGCAGCCGCTCGATCCGCGCGTCGGCGTCGTCGAGGAGCTTCTCAACCCGTTTGGGCAGCCGGCAAGCCGGGTGGGCGAGTTCGATGGGGGCCAGGCGCACGGCGGGGCAGCGGGAGGGCGGGGCGGGGGGACGCCGGATTGTACCGACTCCGAGAGGTTTTTGCGCCCGGTTTGTAACGCCCCGCCCCGACCCCCGTAGGAGGGGCGTGCGGCGGGG from the Posidoniimonas corsicana genome contains:
- a CDS encoding ABC transporter permease; translated protein: MIAPLDRKLIRDLAGMWGQALMIALVVSAGVATFINSRTMLYSLETTRAGFYDRFYFADVFAGVKRAPESIKQRAAEIPGVARVESRVVEMVNLDVPGMEEPAVAQLISMPVSGEPALNRVYLRRGRRLEPGRDDEVLASEKFTEANGLTVGDSVTAIINGRKKDLRIVGVVLSPEYVFQVKPGDLVPDPEHFGVFWMNREALEMAFDMEGAFNDLTIGLMRGAEVEEVIFRLDKLLVPYGGLGAYGREDQLSHMLLESDIQGLKTTGLVAPSIFLAVAAFLLNVVLARLLALQREQIAALKAFGYSNVAIGWHYLKFVLVIICFGSLLGMVGGFFLARTFTVMIAELYQYPELIIRMRPSVVATAVSVAAGAALLGAVGAVRRAVRVPPAEAMRPEPPASFGPTLLERLGLGRVLPSSARMVLRQIERRPVKSGLSVLAIALSVAIIVVGQFIQDSMDYTLDHQFFRVQRYDMAVSTLEASSTDILHDLSHMPGVMRVEPVRTVAARIRFGPRSRRVGLMGLPRDGTLYRMADDSGALYRPPPGGVTLSASLARRLGVEVGQLVRVETLEGKRPAAMLPVVSLLEDLQGLNAYMDIDSLNRLMRQGPRVTGAFLMTDSAQQTQTYHALKETPKVTGVTLKSSAIESFTETLAKNLGTMKKINLFFACVIAVGVVYNSTRIAQSERSRELATLRVVGFTRGEISAILLGELGLLTLAAMPLGWMMGYSFAAGLNLLMNQMEAFRFPLVVERSTYGIASGVVLTAATLSGLLVRRSLDHLDLIAVLKARD